Proteins encoded within one genomic window of Ideonella dechloratans:
- a CDS encoding SurA N-terminal domain-containing protein translates to MFDFVRSHTRLLQGVLVLLVFPSFVFFGVQGYSHFMDQAAATVATVDGQPIRQSELEAAHRQQVERMRQQMPTLDVKLFDTPEARQQTLDGLVREQVLRHAAQKENLVVPDLRLQRLFVTDPAYAALRKPDGSVNKDYLAAQGMSVGQFEEMLRTEYSLRQVLGGVTGSSLSGQTVAAANANALLEQREVQVQRFDAKDYLAKVNPSDADIDAFYKAHADRFRAPDEASIEYVVLDLDALKKQVTVSDDDLKKYYEQNISRYTTPEERRASHILITVAKDASADVRAKAKAKAEALLTEVKAHPDSFAEVAKKNSEDPGSAGKGGDLDFFARGAMVKPFEDAAFGMKVGDISGVVESDFGYHIIKLTGVRGGERKPFEAVRAEIQDEVAKQLAQQRYAEAAEQFSNMVYEQSDSLQPVIDKLKLSKMTAVVQRAVAPGATGPLASSKLLDAVFSIDGLQNKRNTEAVETGPNQLVSARVVSYRPAHVRDLAEVRAQVLEQLKADQAAAAARKDGEARLASLKQNPADTLAQPVVLSRAQIQGQPRQVVDATLQADLSKGPAMVGVDLGAQGYAVLKVVKRVPRAADDADLARAKPYIAQALAQAEEAAYYDALKRRHKVELKLAPAAAASASAASN, encoded by the coding sequence ATGTTCGATTTCGTCCGTTCGCACACCCGCTTGCTGCAAGGCGTGCTGGTGCTGCTGGTCTTCCCCTCGTTCGTCTTCTTCGGCGTGCAGGGCTATTCGCATTTCATGGACCAGGCGGCAGCCACCGTGGCCACGGTGGATGGGCAGCCCATTCGCCAGAGCGAACTGGAGGCGGCCCATCGGCAGCAGGTGGAGCGCATGCGCCAGCAGATGCCCACGCTGGACGTGAAGCTGTTCGACACGCCGGAAGCGCGCCAGCAGACGCTGGACGGGCTGGTGCGCGAGCAGGTGCTGCGTCACGCCGCCCAAAAGGAAAACCTGGTGGTGCCGGACCTGCGTCTGCAGCGTCTGTTCGTCACCGATCCGGCCTACGCGGCCTTGCGCAAGCCCGATGGCAGCGTCAACAAGGACTACCTCGCGGCCCAAGGCATGAGCGTGGGCCAGTTCGAGGAGATGCTGCGCACCGAGTACAGCCTGCGTCAGGTGCTGGGCGGTGTGACGGGCTCGTCGCTGTCCGGGCAGACGGTGGCGGCCGCCAATGCCAATGCGCTGCTGGAGCAGCGCGAGGTGCAGGTGCAGCGCTTTGACGCCAAGGACTACCTGGCCAAGGTCAACCCGAGCGATGCCGACATCGACGCTTTCTACAAGGCCCATGCCGACCGCTTCCGCGCACCGGACGAGGCCAGCATCGAGTACGTGGTGTTGGACCTGGACGCGCTGAAGAAGCAGGTCACGGTCTCCGATGACGATCTGAAGAAGTACTACGAGCAGAACATCAGCCGCTACACCACGCCGGAAGAGCGCCGCGCCAGCCACATCCTGATCACGGTGGCCAAGGACGCCTCGGCCGACGTGCGGGCCAAGGCCAAGGCCAAGGCCGAAGCGCTGCTGACGGAGGTCAAGGCCCATCCGGACAGCTTTGCCGAGGTGGCCAAGAAGAATTCCGAGGATCCGGGTTCGGCCGGCAAGGGCGGGGACCTGGACTTCTTCGCCCGCGGTGCCATGGTCAAGCCCTTCGAGGATGCGGCCTTCGGCATGAAAGTGGGTGACATCAGCGGGGTGGTGGAGAGCGACTTCGGCTACCACATCATCAAGCTGACCGGGGTGCGGGGCGGGGAGCGCAAGCCTTTCGAGGCGGTGCGTGCCGAGATCCAGGACGAGGTGGCCAAGCAATTGGCCCAGCAGCGTTACGCCGAGGCGGCCGAGCAGTTCTCCAACATGGTCTACGAGCAGAGCGACAGCCTGCAGCCGGTCATCGACAAGCTCAAGCTGAGCAAGATGACGGCGGTGGTGCAGCGTGCCGTGGCCCCGGGTGCCACCGGTCCGCTGGCCTCGTCCAAGCTGCTGGACGCGGTGTTCAGCATCGACGGCCTGCAGAACAAGCGCAACACCGAGGCGGTGGAGACCGGCCCGAACCAACTGGTGTCGGCCCGTGTGGTGAGCTACCGCCCCGCCCATGTGCGTGACCTCGCGGAGGTGCGTGCCCAGGTGCTGGAGCAGTTGAAGGCCGATCAGGCTGCCGCGGCCGCCCGCAAGGACGGCGAGGCCCGCCTGGCCAGCCTCAAGCAGAACCCGGCCGACACCCTGGCCCAGCCGGTGGTGTTGTCGCGGGCCCAGATCCAGGGGCAGCCGCGTCAGGTGGTGGATGCGACGCTGCAGGCCGACCTGTCCAAGGGACCGGCTATGGTCGGGGTGGACCTGGGGGCCCAGGGCTATGCCGTGCTGAAGGTGGTCAAGCGGGTGCCGCGTGCCGCCGACGATGCCGACCTGGCGCGCGCCAAGCCCTACATCGCCCAGGCCCTGGCCCAGGCGGAAGAGGCCGCCTACTACGACGCGCTCAAGCGCCGCCACAAGGTCGAACTCAAGCTGGCGCCCGCAGCGGCCGCTTCGGCCTCGGCAGCTTCAAACTGA
- a CDS encoding HU family DNA-binding protein, with protein sequence MNKTELIDLIAQQADISKAAATRALEAMIGGVQTTLKKGGSVSIVGFGTFAVTKRAARTGRNPRTGATIKIKAAKVPKFRPGKGLKDALN encoded by the coding sequence GTGAACAAGACAGAGCTGATCGACCTCATCGCCCAGCAGGCGGACATTTCCAAGGCCGCGGCCACGCGGGCGCTGGAGGCCATGATCGGCGGTGTGCAGACCACCCTCAAGAAGGGCGGCAGTGTGTCGATCGTCGGCTTCGGCACCTTTGCCGTGACCAAGCGCGCTGCGCGCACCGGGCGCAACCCGCGCACCGGCGCCACCATCAAGATCAAGGCGGCCAAGGTGCCCAAGTTCCGTCCGGGCAAGGGGCTCAAGGACGCCCTGAACTGA